The Quercus lobata isolate SW786 chromosome 9, ValleyOak3.0 Primary Assembly, whole genome shotgun sequence region AGAATAGCTGAGTGAATAAAAAATACAGATGAACTTCTTGAGcaatattcattatttttcacagaaatcattttttttttttttttttttaaacatagcAGAATGGTAAAGATTACaggaaattaaagagaaaaagtaTTGGAACTTACAGAGAAGAAGGGTGGGTGAGAAGTACCCTTTGCTTTCAACTTGGACTCTAGACCAAAAAACTTGAAGTACCCTTTGCTTTCAACTTGGACTCTAGACCAAAAAACTTCAATCCAGACACCACCAAGTCTGCGGTCTTCTTCTTCATATGCTCAATTAGCATTTCATCGTAGACAATCATATTAGCTTCTGTTAAAAGTTTGCGGTCTCTCAAATTCGAAAAAACCTTCCTTGCCTCCTCAATTGTCCCATACTTACACATGCCAGAGATGATAGCAGAGTATATAATCTCATCAGGAGGACAACCCTGTTGCATCATTTCATTAAGTACCTCAATCACCTTCTCAGCACCACCAGATTTACAGGCATGAACAACAGAAAGTGTATACTTAAACTCCATAGGGCCACTCGTAACATTGGCTAAGCAATCGCGAACAAGCATCATAGCAGCATCAATGTCTCCGGTCTTGCAGAGCCCTTTAGCAAGAGCACAATAAGCAGCAACAGAAGGAACCAAAGACATCTCCATGATTTTATTGTTACACAGACATGCTTTTTCAATATCACCAATCTCTACAAAACATTCAATTGCAATACTATAAGTCAATGAGTCAGGTTCAAAATTTGATTCCTTCACTTCATCAAAGAGTGATATCACCTTTTCGAACTCCCCCTTCTTGTGAAGTGCCCCCATAAGAATATTGTATATGGAAACACTACAATAACCTCTCTTTTTTAAGTTCTCAAACACTTCCACAGCCATCATTGTCCTCTCCTCCTTCCCAACCACAAAAGCAAAGAACTTCGAAAGATTATCAATGACACAAAATCCCAATTTCTCCATTTGGGTTAACAATTTACAAAACTCATCCATCCTTCTCATCTCTGCATACAAAACCAAAATTGGATTCACAGTCACAAACTCCGGCTCAAGACCCTCCTGAACCGTGACCTGAAAAACCTTATAAGCCTTATCGACTCTCTTCACACCGCACAATCCTTCAATAATCGAATTATAAATCCCCAAATCAGCTCTATACCCAGAATCCACCAAATCCTTCAACAAACCACAAGCAAACCCCACTTTCCCATCTGCCACAAATGCCTCAACCAACGATCCATATATCGCCCTATCAATCAAACACCTTTTCTCCTTCATCTCCCTAAACAACTCATACCCTTTCTCCACCCTCCCACCTTTACACAACGCGGTAACCAAAGTCGTATACGCCATTGCGTCCGGCTCCACCTTATCCCTCCTCATTTCCTCCCAAACCCTCAAACATCCATCCAAATTCCCTGCTTCAACCAACACCCTCACCATTGCCGTGTACGCAAACACGTCCGGCGCACACAAATTCTCCCTCATTTTACTCAAAACCTTCAACATTTCATCAATTCTCCCAACTTTACACAACCCTTTAATCAAAACCATAAAAGTAACACTCTCTTCAACCAAACCATCATTCCTAAAATCATCATAAACTGAAAGCGCCAAATCCACATACCCATTCTTCATCAAAGCATCAATAATCCTATTGTACAAAAAAACCCTAGGCTTGACATTGaatttcttcatcttctgataCACGTAGAAAACCCGAAGGGGCCGATTGGCGTCGGAGTGGAATCGGATAAGGATTTCGAACTGCTTTTCAGTGGGGGGTTTGTTTTGGGAGATCATGAGTTCGGGCAGTTGATCGGCAGAGCGGAAACGGTTAGAGCGGTTAAGGCAATAGGCGAAGGCATTGTAGGAAGCGAAAGTGTGGTGGAAGCCTTTTTGCTTGGAGGCCCAGTGGAAGAACTTGGAGGCGAgattcgggtcgggttgggatttgaggacttcggagacgaggTCCGGAGTGACGCGGCGGAGTTTGTTGAGGTCGGAGACGATGGAAGGGCCCCAGTGGTTTTGGTTCTTGCGGAATGAGTCGGTGATGTATCGGGCGATAGGGGAGAGGCGGATGAGAGAGGTGTGGGTGGTCCCAGACCCAGACCCAGTGTTGGTGTTGCGGGtttcagtggtggtggtggtgggggaaTGTTGTGGGTCCCAGTGGTGGAGATTGAAGGGTTGAGGATTGTGGGGAGGAGAGGGTTTGTGGAGGGAGATGGATTGGCGGTTGGAGAAGAGGCCGCCGCGGACGGTGGGGCGGTGTTGGGAGGGTTTACGGTGGCCGTAGAAGAAGTAGaacttgtttttttggttttggttttggttttggggttTGGGAATTGGGGGCTGAAGGTGAGGAGGCATttctatgttttgttttttcttctttcattggtTTCTTTCACCACAACGCATCAGCTTCCAGCTTCTCTTTAGTGACCAATTTACACTGTTGTCTTATGTTGTGTCTGACTTACTGATTGAGCAGTCTGTTCTAAGAAAGTGCAGCGCAGTGCAGTGCAGTGCAGTGCGTTGAGGGTTTTGGGAAAATTGCACAGTGCAGTGCCCCATATAGTCATGTTTGTACCCCTGCATTATTTAGCTGATATGTTAAtaattattcttaattttagatGAAAGGTTTTAATTGTGCAGTTAAgtgggttttgtatttttttcttgacACTTGAAATTCTTCCTTCGAGTTCATACATAAATCTttgtcacaaattttcaagctcATCCTTGATATTATATCTACTCAAATGTAATTGgaagatatatatttttcttcttttgagctTCTTTATATCTTATGGCAAATCTATGTTATTAGATTCCTACATCATAATTTCCTCTcataattattgaataaatatatgacaaatatacatatattgcCTTTTCATAATTTCCTTAATTTCAAGGAAATTAAAAATACGAAACCTTATTATTAGACTTGGAATTCGATGAATATCCGTTTTCTAATTCTCACTgcaaaagcaaaacacaaatagaaatatatataatcaagaAGGATCAAATAAATTCAGATCTAAGATCTAATGCTGAACGAACA contains the following coding sequences:
- the LOC115960125 gene encoding pentatricopeptide repeat-containing protein At4g20740-like isoform X1, with protein sequence MPPHLQPPIPKPQNQNQNQKNKFYFFYGHRKPSQHRPTVRGGLFSNRQSISLHKPSPPHNPQPFNLHHWDPQHSPTTTTTETRNTNTGSGSGTTHTSLIRLSPIARYITDSFRKNQNHWGPSIVSDLNKLRRVTPDLVSEVLKSQPDPNLASKFFHWASKQKGFHHTFASYNAFAYCLNRSNRFRSADQLPELMISQNKPPTEKQFEILIRFHSDANRPLRVFYVYQKMKKFNVKPRVFLYNRIIDALMKNGYVDLALSVYDDFRNDGLVEESVTFMVLIKGLCKVGRIDEMLKVLSKMRENLCAPDVFAYTAMVRVLVEAGNLDGCLRVWEEMRRDKVEPDAMAYTTLVTALCKGGRVEKGYELFREMKEKRCLIDRAIYGSLVEAFVADGKVGFACGLLKDLVDSGYRADLGIYNSIIEGLCGVKRVDKAYKVFQVTVQEGLEPEFVTVNPILVLYAEMRRMDEFCKLLTQMEKLGFCVIDNLSKFFAFVVGKEERTMMAVEVFENLKKRGYCSVSIYNILMGALHKKGEFEKVISLFDEVKESNFEPDSLTYSIAIECFVEIGDIEKACLCNNKIMEMSLVPSVAAYCALAKGLCKTGDIDAAMMLVRDCLANVTSGPMEFKYTLSVVHACKSGGAEKVIEVLNEMMQQGCPPDEIIYSAIISGMCKYGTIEEARKVFSNLRDRKLLTEANMIVYDEMLIEHMKKKTADLVVSGLKFFGLESKLKAKGTSHPPFFSLFYFPNQREAKGCICICFNNRSVGIFWLLKENYNTFS
- the LOC115960125 gene encoding pentatricopeptide repeat-containing protein At4g20740-like isoform X4 encodes the protein MPPHLQPPIPKPQNQNQNQKNKFYFFYGHRKPSQHRPTVRGGLFSNRQSISLHKPSPPHNPQPFNLHHWDPQHSPTTTTTETRNTNTGSGSGTTHTSLIRLSPIARYITDSFRKNQNHWGPSIVSDLNKLRRVTPDLVSEVLKSQPDPNLASKFFHWASKQKGFHHTFASYNAFAYCLNRSNRFRSADQLPELMISQNKPPTEKQFEILIRFHSDANRPLRVFYVYQKMKKFNVKPRVFLYNRIIDALMKNGYVDLALSVYDDFRNDGLVEESVTFMVLIKGLCKVGRIDEMLKVLSKMRENLCAPDVFAYTAMVRVLVEAGNLDGCLRVWEEMRRDKVEPDAMAYTTLVTALCKGGRVEKGYELFREMKEKRCLIDRAIYGSLVEAFVADGKVGFACGLLKDLVDSGYRADLGIYNSIIEGLCGVKRVDKAYKVFQVTVQEGLEPEFVTVNPILVLYAEMRRMDEFCKLLTQMEKLGFCVIDNLSKFFAFVVGKEERTMMAVEVFENLKKRGYCSVSIYNILMGALHKKGEFEKVISLFDEVKESNFEPDSLTYSIAIECFVEIGDIEKACLCNNKIMEMSLVPSVAAYCALAKGLCKTGDIDAAMMLVRDCLANVTSGPMEFKYTLSVVHACKSGGAEKVIEVLNEMMQQGCPPDEIIYSAIISGMCKYGTIEEARKVFSNLRDRKLLTEANMIVYDEMLIEHMKKKTADLVVSGLKFFGLESKLKAKGTSHPPFFSVSSNTFSL
- the LOC115960125 gene encoding pentatricopeptide repeat-containing protein At4g20740-like isoform X2 encodes the protein MPPHLQPPIPKPQNQNQNQKNKFYFFYGHRKPSQHRPTVRGGLFSNRQSISLHKPSPPHNPQPFNLHHWDPQHSPTTTTTETRNTNTGSGSGTTHTSLIRLSPIARYITDSFRKNQNHWGPSIVSDLNKLRRVTPDLVSEVLKSQPDPNLASKFFHWASKQKGFHHTFASYNAFAYCLNRSNRFRSADQLPELMISQNKPPTEKQFEILIRFHSDANRPLRVFYVYQKMKKFNVKPRVFLYNRIIDALMKNGYVDLALSVYDDFRNDGLVEESVTFMVLIKGLCKVGRIDEMLKVLSKMRENLCAPDVFAYTAMVRVLVEAGNLDGCLRVWEEMRRDKVEPDAMAYTTLVTALCKGGRVEKGYELFREMKEKRCLIDRAIYGSLVEAFVADGKVGFACGLLKDLVDSGYRADLGIYNSIIEGLCGVKRVDKAYKVFQVTVQEGLEPEFVTVNPILVLYAEMRRMDEFCKLLTQMEKLGFCVIDNLSKFFAFVVGKEERTMMAVEVFENLKKRGYCSVSIYNILMGALHKKGEFEKVISLFDEVKESNFEPDSLTYSIAIECFVEIGDIEKACLCNNKIMEMSLVPSVAAYCALAKGLCKTGDIDAAMMLVRDCLANVTSGPMEFKYTLSVVHACKSGGAEKVIEVLNEMMQQGCPPDEIIYSAIISGMCKYGTIEEARKVFSNLRDRKLLTEANMIVYDEMLIEHMKKKTADLVVSGLKFFGLESKLKAKGTSHPPFFSTSRSASEVLGSIMTGNWRQ
- the LOC115960125 gene encoding pentatricopeptide repeat-containing protein At4g20740-like isoform X3 is translated as MPPHLQPPIPKPQNQNQNQKNKFYFFYGHRKPSQHRPTVRGGLFSNRQSISLHKPSPPHNPQPFNLHHWDPQHSPTTTTTETRNTNTGSGSGTTHTSLIRLSPIARYITDSFRKNQNHWGPSIVSDLNKLRRVTPDLVSEVLKSQPDPNLASKFFHWASKQKGFHHTFASYNAFAYCLNRSNRFRSADQLPELMISQNKPPTEKQFEILIRFHSDANRPLRVFYVYQKMKKFNVKPRVFLYNRIIDALMKNGYVDLALSVYDDFRNDGLVEESVTFMVLIKGLCKVGRIDEMLKVLSKMRENLCAPDVFAYTAMVRVLVEAGNLDGCLRVWEEMRRDKVEPDAMAYTTLVTALCKGGRVEKGYELFREMKEKRCLIDRAIYGSLVEAFVADGKVGFACGLLKDLVDSGYRADLGIYNSIIEGLCGVKRVDKAYKVFQVTVQEGLEPEFVTVNPILVLYAEMRRMDEFCKLLTQMEKLGFCVIDNLSKFFAFVVGKEERTMMAVEVFENLKKRGYCSVSIYNILMGALHKKGEFEKVISLFDEVKESNFEPDSLTYSIAIECFVEIGDIEKACLCNNKIMEMSLVPSVAAYCALAKGLCKTGDIDAAMMLVRDCLANVTSGPMEFKYTLSVVHACKSGGAEKVIEVLNEMMQQGCPPDEIIYSAIISGMCKYGTIEEARKVFSNLRDRKLLTEANMIVYDEMLIEHMKKKTADLVVSGLKFFGLESKLKAKGTSHPPFFSTSRSASEVLGSIMTGK